In a genomic window of Gambusia affinis linkage group LG04, SWU_Gaff_1.0, whole genome shotgun sequence:
- the LOC122829897 gene encoding uncharacterized protein LOC122829897 — MLESQSISQIQTVLGGSDLCVATMFGVSKAFVPLFIPLGWGLGYAVTTGLKKVFDHCFPGKDSNEGYHQEEEDDLFWKGLPTDAQEQTDPAGKVCSEKATEVCGTTDSHPTRTGPKSTQDNGTVSGQTDPAGEVFSEHLTNVCGITDIGVTETVRDSTKDNYTVFEQTDPAGEVCSKTTVHQEGERTVAEKSNPAGEDLSAADLAAKALAEVTAEALVSWVPALSFPKCSTLKSTFTSDVPIPRSPDGERISEEDGLMNLSKKPTLHARIVVALEVNFSPDVEAEHRVGLDLPDTGRIATAGNGQTEENFFKFSNELQNSWRQTRIHPVVANRTMDVPADCEGGSERYHLSSVICGDSKPAQFHSYLIKGEQTIKADDEHVFTADSDCSEDMSQNSLIYIYEKVSNDETTDTTVSPAPPLEGDKGAFGEEPKLLNYEEDKIIEDLISYYLEAGEL; from the exons ATGCTTGAATCTCAGAGCATCAGTCAGATCCAGACGGTTCTTGGAGGTTCAGATTTGTGTGTAGCAACAATGTTTGGTGTTTCAAAAGCGTTCGTTCCCTTGTTTATCCCACTTGGTTGGGGGCTGGGATATGCTGTGACCACGGGATTGAAGAAAGTTTTTGATCATTGCTTTCCAGGAAAGGATTCAAATGAAGGTTACCATCAGGAGGAAGAAGACGACTTGTTTTGGAAAGGTCTTCCAACTGACGCCCAAGAACAAACCGACCCGGCTGGGAAGGTTTGTTCTGAAAAGGCGACAGAGGTTTGTGGGACCACAGACTCTCACCCAACAAGGACTGGACCAAAAAGTACACAGGACAACGGTACTGTCTCTGGGCAAACCGACCCGGCTGGGGAGGTTTTCTCTGAACACCTGACCAATGTCTGTGGGATCACAGACATTGGTGTGACAGAGACGGTACGAGACAGTACCAAGGACAATTATACTGTCTTTGagcaaactgacccggctggggaagtttgttCAAAGACAACTGTACACCAGGAGGGTGAGAGAACGGTCGCAGAGAAATCTAACCCGGCTGGGGAGGATTTGTCTGCGGCTGACCTCGCAGCCAAAGCTCTTGCTGAGGTAACAGCAGAAGCTTTGGTCTCATGGGTTCCAGCTCTGTCCTTTCCTAAGTGCTCTACTCTCAAGAGCACTTTTACAAGCGATGTTCCAATTCCACGTTCCCCGGACGGGGAACGTATCTCAGAAGAAGATGGACTGATGAATTTGTCAAAGAAACCCACTCTACATGCAAGGATCGTCGTTGCCTTGGAGGTTAACTTTTCTCCGGATGTGGAAGCAGAACACAGAGTTGGCTTGGATCTCCCAGATACAGGCAGGATAGCAACTGCAGGAAACGGACAGACGGAGGAGAACTTCTTCAAGTTCTCCAACGAGCTCCAGAACAGCTGG AGGCAGACCAGGATTCACCCTGTGGTAGCCAATCGGACCATGGACGTTCCTGCGGATTGTGAAGGTGGTAGTGAGAGGTACCACCTGTCCTCCGTTATCTGTGGAGATTCAAAGCCGGCTCAGTTCCACTCCTATTTGATCAAAGGAGAACAAACTATTAAGGCTGACGACGAGCATGTCTTCACTGCAGACAGTGACTGCAGTGAAGACATGTCTCAAAATTCACTAATCTACATATATGAGAAAGTCAGCAACGATGAGACAACAGATACTACAGTTTCTCCAGCCCCTCCTCTGGAAGGTGATAAAGGAGCCTTTGGAGAGGAGCCAAAATTATTAAACTATGAAGAAGACAAAATTATCGAAGACCTAATTAGTTACTATCTTGAGGCTGGAGAACTGTGA